Below is a genomic region from Actinoallomurus bryophytorum.
CCGAGGGCACGCACTCGGACAACACGGATCGCAACAGGGACACCTCGTCATCGATGAGAACAGGCGAGCTCCTTCCTATTCCACATCCCGGCTCGCCGTCCGAGGAGTCGCTGTGACCGCTATCGGTCGTCGGCACGCAGAGCATGGACGTACCCCGCTGAGCCCGCTTCAGCCGACGGCGCTGAAGGTCGCCTCGGCTCCGTCGCGCTCGGCGTACAGGCGCCAAGCGGCGTCCGCTATCTCGTCCGGGTTCAAGGTCCCCACGGGACCGAAGCGGTCCGGCTGGGAGGTCACCAGCGTGTGGATGTCGCCGCGTTCGATCAGGCCGCCGATCGTGAGCGTGCCCGCGTAGACGCCCTGCTCGGCCAGGCCCGCATTCAGGGTCAGGGCGTAGTTGCGGAGCGCCGCCGAGGCGAGCGCCAGCGCACCGAGGGCGGGCATCGGCAGAACGGCACTGAGGCCGCCGGCGAACAGCAGGGCGCCGTCCCGCCGCTCCGTCATGCCGGGCAGCACCTTGGCGACTACGTCGACGGCCGGGTACACCCAGCTCATCGCCTCGCGTACGTCCTCGGCGCCGGCCTGGGTGATCGGCACCGGGAGTGCCTCCGGGTCAGCCGCGCCGGGCCCGTAGTAGACGAGGTCGACGCTCCCGTACCGCTCGGCGACGACGTCCAGGACGGACAGCAGCCGGTCACGGTCGCGTACGTCGGCGGTGAAGGCCGCCACCTCCACCCCCGCCTCGGTGAAAGACGAGATATATCCGGCGTGGCGAGCATCGCTGCGAGAGACCAGGGCGACGGCGTAGCCCTCGCGGCCGAAGCGGTGCGCGATGGACATGCCGAGCCCGGGGCCGGCTCCGATGACGACGGCGGCCTTACGCGTGGCTGAGGACATGCGGATGCCTCCTGGCAACTAAATCGAGGGAACCCTCAAGTTAATTCGGGACGATAACATGAAGTTGAGGGTGCCTTCGAGTTCGGCGATGGAGACATGACCACTGGAGCCAGGCCGCTGCGGGCCGACGCCGCGCGCAACCGCGACAAACTGCTGGTCACGGCCGCGCGGGTGTTCGGCGAGCGCGGCCTCGACGCGCCGCTGGAGGAGATCGCGCGCCAGGCGGGAGTCAGCATCGGCACGCTCTACAACCATTTCCCCACCCGGGAGGCGTTCTTCGACGCGATCCTCCCCGAACGACTGGCGGCACTGGAGCAGGTCGCCACGGCGGCGCTGGCCGACGCCGACCCGTGGAACGGGTTCACCGGTTTCCTCGAAGGGCTCTTCGAGCTGCAGTCCAATGATCACGGGCTCAACGACGCGCTGGCGGGCCGGCTCCCGATGAGCCCCGAGGTCCTGGAGGCATGTCACCGGGGCTTCCAGCACGCGGAGCGGATCATCGAACGCGCCAAGAAGAGCGGAGAGCTCCGCGCCGACTTCGAACCGCAGGACCTCACCCCGCTGATGTGGGCGATGTCCCAGGTGATCCGCGAGTCGATGGGGGTGGCACCGCAGGCGTGGCGCCGGCACCTGGCGCTCTTCCTCGACGGCCTGCGCGCCGGCGCCGCCCGCCCGGTCCCGGTGCCGCCGCTGACCGACGCACAGCTCGCCGAGGTCCTGCGGAGCCGGTGACGCGACGCGGGCGGTGGCGCCGCTCAGGTGAAGGCGGTGATTCCTTCGTATTCGACGAACCCGGTGAGGGTGATCGTCATCGCGGAGCCGTGCTCTCGGTGAGAGCGGCCAGCCGGCCGGTGACCGTCCCCCAGCCCTCGGCGAAGCCGAGCTTCTCGTGACGAGCGGGGGCGTCCGGGCCGCCGTGCTTGACGACGATCCGGTAGTCCGTGCCGTCCGGGTGGTCGTTGAGCGTGATCGTGGCGGTCATCAGGACCCGATTTGTCAGACGTCCTAGTCGGCGAGGATCTCCCCGAGCCGGTGCTTGGGCACGCCGCCGAACTTCGCGCGGATTCGCAGCAGGTGGTTGCGGACCGTGCCCTCCGTGAGGGACAGGCGTTCGGCGATCTCGCGGGCGGTGAGGCCCTTCTGGGCCAGCAGCGCGACCTCGTGTTCGCGTGGCGTCAGGCCGGCGTGCACCACGTTGCGCTGGCTCGCCGGGATCCTCGGCAGCCCGCGTGCGCGTCCGAGGCGTCCCTCCCGTAGTACGGCGGCCAGCGAACGGTCCGCCCCGGCCGCCTGGAACAGCTCCATCGCACGCAGCCGCAGGAGGTTGCCCTCCTGGACGTCGGCGGCGAGGCGCGCCGCCGCGTGGAAGGCCTGGCCGGCGCTGACCGGCTCCGGCAGGGCGAGGTACTCCTCTCCTGCCTGGACCAGCGCGGCCGTGTCCGCCGACAGCAGCCCCTCGGCGTACCGGCGCGCGGTCCGTGCACGCCGGCCGGCCGGCCACAGCTCGCCGAGGTCGGCCATGACCGCCTTCGCCTCGGCGGGCCGGATCTCGGCGAGGACGACCACCAGGTCCTCCCAGCCGAACCGGCGGCCACGGCGCCGTGCCGTGTCGAGCGCGGCGAGGAGCCCGCGGTACGGCTGCGGCTCCCGGCGTGCGGCGCGATAGCGCGCCTGCTCGGTGAGGGCGAACGCGCCGAGCTGTTCGCTGGCCGCGACCACCCGCTGGACCGCGCGGTCGAGCGGCCCGCTCTCGAGCCGGGCCTCACGCTGGTAGCCGCACGCGGCCGTCACCACGGCACCGATCGCGCCGGCCTCGCCGTTGTCGCCGACCGTACGGGCGGCGGCCTCGGCGGCCGACGTCAGCTCGCCGCGCCGCAGCGCGATCACCGCCTCGACGGCCGCGAACGTACGCTCCCAGCGCAGCCCGCGTGCGAGGGCGGCACCCTCGTTCACGACACGGGCGGCGACCCCGTACTCGCCGAGGCCGGTAGCGGTCAGGCCCCAGTTCAGGTAGTTGAGCGACACGACGGGAGCCGTACGCGCGTCGATCTCGGACGGCATCAGCTCCACCGCGCGTCGCCACCGGTCCAGCGCCGAGGGCCTGCCGAGGTAGGTCTCGCAGGCGGCGAGGTTGCCGGCGCACAGGGCGATCGCGTACGGGTCCCTGGACGCGACGGCGAGCCGCAGCCCGTCGGTCCCCAGCCTGGCCCGATAGTCGAGCGACAGCTCGGAGTCGTCGTTGAAGGGGAACGCCAGGCCGCCGAGCGCCAGCGCCTTGCCGAGCTGGTCGTCGGCGACCGCGAACTCCGTCAGCGCGGCCGTGTAGGACCTGCGGCGTTCCGGGCCCTTGCTCACCCGGCCGCGTGCCAGGAGGACCCGTCCGCGTGCCCCGGCGTCCCGCAACCGCGTGAGGGAGCGGTCGCAGATCTCCTGCGCGATCGTGTGCCGGCCGCCGAGCCGCTCGAGCAGCATCGCGTGCTCCGCGACGGCGACGTGTTGTTCGGGCGCGTCACCCGGCACGTCCCCGGCGACCTGGGTGAGGCGTTCGAGTGCCATGTCGGGCTCGCCCCTCAGGCCCAGCTCCTCCACCCGGTGTAAGGCGTGCTTCAGCGGGCTCGGGAGGCCTTCGGCCACGACAGGAGCGGGGGTGTCGCGGTCGGGCGGTATGCCGCGCATGATCACCCATTTTACGCCCGTCCTGACTTTTTGTGCAGTTTGTGTATGAGACGTGGGTCATCGACACGGCCTTGAATGGCCTACGGCTGCGGGTGGCGGGTCTGACAGGAGGCCCGCCGGGGAGTCATCGCAGCCTCCGTGATCCATTCCCCCCGAAAGGATCGACATGAGGAGACGTGTAGGGGTAGTCGCAGCCGCCGTGCTGACCTCCGCGCTCACCGCGATGGTCCAGCAGGCATCTGCCGCGTCCCCCACTCCGCCAGCGTCCCCGCAGGCCCGGTCCGCGGTCGCGGCCCGAGCCCTCTCCGCCGCCGCGTCGCACGCCGGCACGGTGCACGGAGGCGCCGGCCAGGCGTTCAGCGCCGTCGACGTCCAGGCCGACCACAGCGGTATCACCCACACGAGGATGGTCCGCACCTACCAGAACCTGCCGGTGCTCGGTGGCGACTTCGTCGTCCACCAGGACGCCCAGGGCAACCTGCTCGGCGTCGACCAGTCGCTCAGCCAGACCCCTTCGGTGAGCACCACCCCCGACGTGTCGGCCGCCAAGGCCGCGAAGTCGGCCGCCAAGGCGACGCACGAGACCGCCCAGGGCACGCCCGCGCTCGTGGTCGAGGCGCGCACGGGCACGCCGCGGCTCGCCTGGCAGGTCGAGACGGCCGGCCGGCAGTCCGACGGCACGCCCAGCCGAAAGTCCGTGACCGTCGACGCGTCGAACGCCAAGGTGCTCGTCGCCGCCGAGCAGGTCTGGACGCTCGCCGCGCCCGGCAGCAAGCCGAAGACCAACAGCGTGACGCACGCATCCGGGAAGGCGGCCGCCCCGCAGGTCGCCGGTGACGGGCGCTCCCTCTACAGCGGCACGGTGCCGCTGCAGACGACGCTGTCGGGCAGCACGTACCAGCTCAAGGACCCGACGCGCGGGAACACCTACACCGACAACCTCAACGGCGGTACGGGCAGCAACGGCAACCCGATGACCGACGCCGACAACCACTGGGGCAACGGGACGACCAGCGACCCGGCGAGCGCCGCGGTCGACGCCCAATACGGCACCAACCAGACCTGGGACTACTACAAGAACACCTACGGCCGCACCGGCATCGCCAACGACGGCAAGGGTTCGCACAACAACGTGCACTACTCCAGGAACTACGAGAACGCCTTCTGGAGCGACAGCTGCTTCTGCATGACGTACGGCGACGGCGGCTCGAGCTTCACCCCGCTCGTCTCGCTCGACGTCGCGGGGCACGAGATGTCCCACGGCGTCACGTCGCGTACCGCGAACCTGACCTACTCGGGTGAGTCCGGCGGTCTCAACGAGGCGACCTCGGACATCTTCGGCACCAACGTGGAGTTCAACGCCGCCAACGCCAATGACGTCGGCGACTACCTGATCGGCGAGGAGATCTCGCGCAACGGCGGCGCGCTGCGCTACATGGACAAGCCCAGCAAGGACGGCGCCTCGCTGGACTGCTGGTCGAGCCGGGCCGCCAGCGTCGACGTGCACTACTCCTCCGGCATCGCCAACCACTTCTTCTACCTGCTGTCCGAGGGCAGCGGCGCGAAGACCATCAACGGCGTGTCCTACAACAGCCCGACCTGCAACGGCTCGACCGTGACCGGCATCGGGCGCGCCGCCGCCGCGAAGATCTGGTACCAGGCGCTGACGGCGCACTTCACCTCGAGCACGAAGTACGCACAGGCCCGTACGCAGTCGCTGGCGGCAGCCACCGACCTGTACGGCTCGACCAGCACTCAGTACAAGGCCGTGGCCGCGGCCTGGAGTGCGGTAAGCGTCAACTAGGAAAATCCGGCGGGCCACCCTCCCCCTGGTGGCCCGCCGGGCCCCTCTGCACCGGCGGTCGCTGACGCGCAAGGCTCAGCGGCCGCCGGCGCCATGCGCGGACCGGGCGGAAGTGCCGCCTTCAAGCTCTGTCACGCCGGGCGACAGCGATGGTTTAATCGTCGCGTGTCGATATTCGCGATGGTTTTCAAATTCCTCCGCGCTCCTGAGGAAAAGGTCGCGAAAGAAGCAGCCCACATCGCCGAGAATCCCGAATTGATTGCCAGCAGGGCCTCGGCCCAGCGAGAGCTCGACGCGGCGGTGGTGCGGGCGCAACCGGGTATCAGTGCGGCCGAAAAACGTCTCCGCTTCCCCGCACAGACGATCGGGAGCGCCGAGAGGGCGATCGAAGCCGCCCGAAGGGAAATCAGCGAGACCGGGCCGATCCGGGCCGCGGAAGCCAGACAGTGGTCGGCCGACGGACTGTGGGCGCACCCCAGGCTCTCGGAGGATACGCGTGAGCGGCTCCGCCTGGTCGGCAACGAGACGCGCCGGGCGCAGCTTGAGGTAACTCGCATCAGCGAAACCCATCTGGGGGAGCCCACGAGGCAGCTGTTGAAAGGGGACCGGCTTACGTTCGGCAATTCCGGGCTCGACACAGCGAACTACCATGACGTCGCAGAGCAATCTCGCCAGGTATCCAGAACCTCCCAGGACCTTGACGGCCGGGCGAGAACGGTCCAAATGGAGATCTTCGGTACGCACGCGCAGGTCTACGTTCAGCACGACGGAGCTTGGGTCCCCCGTAACCTGATCCCCGGTTATGAACATTAGCCTCGCCCTACGGCCAGGCGTGCGTGCTTTGACGGTGTCCCAGCCCACGAACACCTCCCTTCTCTTCCCGATGGTCCCGCCTGGAGTGCGGTAAGCCTCAACCAGGAAGATCCGGCAAGCCTCTGGGCCCTTCTACACTCCGCGGTATGCACACCCCCGTCCGGTTCGTCAGGTTCGCGTGTGGCGATGACTGGTTGGCTGTACAGTCAATGATTCCTCGACCGGCTTGAGCCGGTCCCCCGCTGACCCACGCCTGACCCCGACTGAAACGGAGAAACATCTATGGCCGCACGCGACTGGGCCGTCAAGAAGGCCGCTTCGAAGATCCTGGGTCCCGACGAGAGGCTCGTGGCCAGCTGCATGGCCAACCTGCCGGGCACGCTGAAGCGCGAGGGGTACTACTCGGCGCTGCAGAACGTCGTGGGGATCAGGTTCGTCGACGTGGCGGCGGA
It encodes:
- a CDS encoding SDR family NAD(P)-dependent oxidoreductase; this encodes MSSATRKAAVVIGAGPGLGMSIAHRFGREGYAVALVSRSDARHAGYISSFTEAGVEVAAFTADVRDRDRLLSVLDVVAERYGSVDLVYYGPGAADPEALPVPITQAGAEDVREAMSWVYPAVDVVAKVLPGMTERRDGALLFAGGLSAVLPMPALGALALASAALRNYALTLNAGLAEQGVYAGTLTIGGLIERGDIHTLVTSQPDRFGPVGTLNPDEIADAAWRLYAERDGAEATFSAVG
- a CDS encoding TetR/AcrR family transcriptional regulator, which translates into the protein MTTGARPLRADAARNRDKLLVTAARVFGERGLDAPLEEIARQAGVSIGTLYNHFPTREAFFDAILPERLAALEQVATAALADADPWNGFTGFLEGLFELQSNDHGLNDALAGRLPMSPEVLEACHRGFQHAERIIERAKKSGELRADFEPQDLTPLMWAMSQVIRESMGVAPQAWRRHLALFLDGLRAGAARPVPVPPLTDAQLAEVLRSR
- a CDS encoding SRPBCC domain-containing protein gives rise to the protein MTATITLNDHPDGTDYRIVVKHGGPDAPARHEKLGFAEGWGTVTGRLAALTESTAPR
- a CDS encoding helix-turn-helix domain-containing protein; this encodes MRGIPPDRDTPAPVVAEGLPSPLKHALHRVEELGLRGEPDMALERLTQVAGDVPGDAPEQHVAVAEHAMLLERLGGRHTIAQEICDRSLTRLRDAGARGRVLLARGRVSKGPERRRSYTAALTEFAVADDQLGKALALGGLAFPFNDDSELSLDYRARLGTDGLRLAVASRDPYAIALCAGNLAACETYLGRPSALDRWRRAVELMPSEIDARTAPVVSLNYLNWGLTATGLGEYGVAARVVNEGAALARGLRWERTFAAVEAVIALRRGELTSAAEAAARTVGDNGEAGAIGAVVTAACGYQREARLESGPLDRAVQRVVAASEQLGAFALTEQARYRAARREPQPYRGLLAALDTARRRGRRFGWEDLVVVLAEIRPAEAKAVMADLGELWPAGRRARTARRYAEGLLSADTAALVQAGEEYLALPEPVSAGQAFHAAARLAADVQEGNLLRLRAMELFQAAGADRSLAAVLREGRLGRARGLPRIPASQRNVVHAGLTPREHEVALLAQKGLTAREIAERLSLTEGTVRNHLLRIRAKFGGVPKHRLGEILAD
- a CDS encoding M4 family metallopeptidase, whose protein sequence is MRRRVGVVAAAVLTSALTAMVQQASAASPTPPASPQARSAVAARALSAAASHAGTVHGGAGQAFSAVDVQADHSGITHTRMVRTYQNLPVLGGDFVVHQDAQGNLLGVDQSLSQTPSVSTTPDVSAAKAAKSAAKATHETAQGTPALVVEARTGTPRLAWQVETAGRQSDGTPSRKSVTVDASNAKVLVAAEQVWTLAAPGSKPKTNSVTHASGKAAAPQVAGDGRSLYSGTVPLQTTLSGSTYQLKDPTRGNTYTDNLNGGTGSNGNPMTDADNHWGNGTTSDPASAAVDAQYGTNQTWDYYKNTYGRTGIANDGKGSHNNVHYSRNYENAFWSDSCFCMTYGDGGSSFTPLVSLDVAGHEMSHGVTSRTANLTYSGESGGLNEATSDIFGTNVEFNAANANDVGDYLIGEEISRNGGALRYMDKPSKDGASLDCWSSRAASVDVHYSSGIANHFFYLLSEGSGAKTINGVSYNSPTCNGSTVTGIGRAAAAKIWYQALTAHFTSSTKYAQARTQSLAAATDLYGSTSTQYKAVAAAWSAVSVN